The sequence CATCTCCGCCGCCTGCGCGTACAGGCGCGCCCGCTCGGCCTGACTGGTAAGGCCGCGCGCCTTGGCGATCAGCGCGAAGAGCTGGGGCTTGTTGTATGAATAGTTCGCGCTGTTGGCGTCGTATTTCGCGAAGTTGTAGGCCCAAAAGTCATCGGGGTCTCCGTAGTCGCCGGTACCCCCGATCATGAACACCTGAAACTTGTTGGTCGCCCGATCGCTCAAGTAGGACGCCCAGTCCTCGGTCATGAGATGCGCGCGGAGCCCGACCTTCGACAGGTCGCTCGCGATCGCCGTGCCGATCGTCTTGCCGTTCGGAAAGTACGTCCGGCTGATGGGCATGTACCAGAAGTCGAACGAGAGCCCGTTCGGATACCCAGCCTCGGTAAGGAGCTGCTTCGCCCGTCCGGGGTCATACGGGTAGCGCCCCGCACTCGATGAACGTCCCCACATCACCGGGGGCAACAGCTGGTCGGCGACTTGTCCGTAGCCGCCGTAGAGCGCCTGGACGATCGCCTGTCGGTCGATCGCTAGCGCCACCGCCTCGCGAATGCGGCGATCCTGGAAGAGCGGCAGGTTCATGTTGAACCGGAGCCAGCCGCTGTTGAACGCCGGACGAAGCGCGACCTTGAGCGCCGGATCGGCTTGCGCCATCTTGACGTCGTCGGGGTTCGGGAGCTCCAGCAGTTGGATCTCGCCGGCCTTGAGCGCCAGGAATCTGGCGGCGTTGTCCTTGATCACCCGGAAGACGACCCGGTGCACCCGGGGAAGCCCCTTGCGATAGTACGACGGGTTCGCGTCCAACGTGATGTGGTCGTCGCGCACCCACTCGACGAACTTGAACGGGCCGGTGCCGACGGGATGCTGCGCAACGCCTTCGGCGCCGTACTGCTTGACGGACTGGGGGCTCGCGAATCCGAACGAGATCGCGGACAGCGCGGACAGCAACGGCGCGTTCGGGCTCTTCAGCATGATCTCGATCGTGTCCGCATCGACAACGCGGGACGCTTTGTACGTATCCGCGACAA is a genomic window of bacterium containing:
- a CDS encoding ABC transporter substrate-binding protein, with product MAGRSDSAAACRATRTAGSRTCALAAGALIFLMTLLAVSVSPPGWAAGPTTRVWGRSGDVFTLDVPLSTDTQTTMVSTQLYTTLTRAKPGQVDVEPDLATSWSTSPDGLVWTFKLRTGVTFQDGTPFNAQAVKFNIDRWADPHNAYRPKGGTFEAWDDFVADTYKASRVVDADTIEIMLKSPNAPLLSALSAISFGFASPQSVKQYGAEGVAQHPVGTGPFKFVEWVRDDHITLDANPSYYRKGLPRVHRVVFRVIKDNAARFLALKAGEIQLLELPNPDDVKMAQADPALKVALRPAFNSGWLRFNMNLPLFQDRRIREAVALAIDRQAIVQALYGGYGQVADQLLPPVMWGRSSSAGRYPYDPGRAKQLLTEAGYPNGLSFDFWYMPISRTYFPNGKTIGTAIASDLSKVGLRAHLMTEDWASYLSDRATNKFQVFMIGGTGDYGDPDDFWAYNFAKYDANSANYSYNKPQLFALIAKARGLTSQAERARLYAQAAEMIAQDVRDIYIAYARVPVLMRKNVDGLVLQPTANEYMETVQLR